The Candidatus Thiodiazotropha endoloripes genome has a window encoding:
- a CDS encoding CPXCG motif-containing cysteine-rich protein, which yields MNLLESRTYHCPYCGEENEALVDRSLPEQSYIEDCSVCCRPITLQVTCEPQIRLIAKRDDE from the coding sequence TTGAACCTGCTTGAAAGCAGAACATACCACTGCCCCTACTGCGGCGAGGAGAATGAGGCTTTGGTCGACCGCAGCCTACCTGAGCAGAGCTACATCGAGGACTGTAGTGTCTGTTGCCGACCCATCACGCTGCAGGTCACCTGCGAGCCACAGATCAGACTGATTGCGAAACGGGATGATGAGTAA
- a CDS encoding dienelactone hydrolase family protein, with translation MKPIIIGIFLVAFSLAAGAAVVGEPVEYRYGGTLMKGYLAYDDAVMDKRPGILVVHEWWGHNEYARNRAKQLAGMGYTALAVDMYGDGKLANHPKDAGKFAGEVKKNMSVATERFKAAMSLLQNHKSVASEDISAIGYCFGGGIVLEMARRGLDLDLVGSFHGSLPAVKPAEKGVVKAEVLVFNGADDPFVKQEHIDAFMAEMAHANVKHSFTNYPGAKHSFTNPDADKFGKQFELPLAYDQQADQQSWAALSKALNSIYK, from the coding sequence ATGAAACCAATCATAATCGGAATCTTTCTAGTCGCTTTTTCACTGGCCGCTGGTGCCGCCGTGGTGGGTGAGCCGGTGGAGTATCGCTATGGTGGCACCCTGATGAAAGGCTATCTGGCCTACGACGATGCGGTGATGGATAAACGACCGGGTATTCTGGTGGTCCATGAGTGGTGGGGTCATAATGAGTATGCCCGTAACCGGGCGAAACAGTTGGCCGGCATGGGTTATACCGCGCTGGCGGTGGATATGTATGGTGATGGTAAACTGGCCAACCATCCAAAGGATGCGGGTAAATTCGCGGGTGAAGTTAAGAAAAACATGTCTGTGGCCACCGAAAGGTTCAAAGCCGCCATGTCTCTGTTACAGAATCATAAAAGTGTCGCCTCTGAGGATATCTCAGCAATCGGTTACTGCTTTGGTGGCGGAATCGTCCTGGAGATGGCGCGCCGGGGACTGGATCTCGATCTGGTGGGGAGTTTTCATGGCAGTTTGCCGGCGGTCAAACCAGCCGAAAAGGGTGTGGTCAAAGCCGAGGTGCTGGTTTTCAACGGTGCGGATGACCCCTTTGTCAAGCAGGAACATATCGATGCCTTCATGGCGGAAATGGCTCATGCCAATGTGAAACACAGCTTCACCAACTATCCGGGGGCCAAACACTCGTTTACCAACCCCGATGCGGATAAGTTTGGTAAACAGTTTGAACTGCCGCTGGCCTATGACCAACAGGCCGATCAACAATCCTGGGCGGCTCTGAGTAAGGCGCTGAACAGCATCTATAAGTGA